The bacterium sequence TTGCTTCTTTCTCCTTCTTGTTTTTTGTGTTTTAATATATCAGTAAACAGGGAAAAGAGAGTAGCACGTTTTCCTTACCCTTTAAAAGGGAATAAAATGAGAGCATTCTACGGAAAACTTTATGGAGTAGTTACTGAAAATAACGGAAATTACGGCTTTGTCCATTTGAATAGACCAAATGGCTCTGACCGAATATCAAAAGCAAGGTTACAGACCATAAAGTTTCCTGTTTTCTCTTTATCTGACACAAAAGAGATTAAATCTCTTTTCCTAAAAAATTCAGGTGTCAGAAAGGAGGTGTCTCGCCCATTGGGCTACGACCGACGGCTACTCCCTTATCTCTGGTTATCACCTTCTCCTTCTTTTTCAAAAGGAGAAAATAAAATGTTAAAAAAACAATCTTATCGTTACGATTGACCCTGGTAAATATATTTGCCAGGCACTTATCTGTCAAAATGGCAAAATTATGGAAGCTTTCCCATTTGAAAATGTCTCTTTCCCTGGAATGAAAAAACTTCTGGATAAAACATTGATTTATGGAAAAAATCCTATATTTGTCTTTGAAGCAACTAATGTCTTCTGGAAACCTTTATATTTTCACATTACTTCTTCTGGATATCAATGTTTTACCGTTAGTGCTTCTCAAACTGGTGCTTATCGTAAAAGGAAGAATCCGTAAAACTAAAACTGATAAAATCGACTGTAAAGAAATTCTGGAACTATATCTTAAAGGTGAAGCACAGCCAACTAAAATTCTATCACAACATTTAACCAGTTTGAAAGAACTAACTAGATTATATACCCATTTAGTTGATACTAAAACAAATCTCTCTTATCGCATCAGAGAATATATTTATCAACTATTTCCAGAATGGGAAAATACCTTCAAAGATATCTTCTGTAAAACAATCCTTTATTTGCTGGAAAAACAATTTTCTTCTCCTCAATTATTAAGCAAAACTAGAAGAGATAAACTTGCACACATAATAAGAAAAGTCAGTCATGGAAAATTTGGTCTGCCAGTAGTTAACCAACTTAAAGAAAATGCCCAGAATAGTTTCGGTATCCCTCTTATTCAACAAGCACTTTCTCTTAATCTCTCTCTTCTGGTTAAATCTATCAACTCTTTGGACAATATTCTTATCCCATTAGAAAATAATATCAAAAATATTTTTTTACAGGTGCCTCAACATCTATTAACTGTCCCAGGAGTTGCTGTTATTCCAGCATCTTCTTTTATTAGTGAACTGGGTAACCCAAATGATTTCTCTAATGCTGATAAGGTTATTGCCTGGTTCGGATTAGACATTGTTTGGAAATCTTCTGCCGGCAAAGGTAAAGGTTATCATGTCTCCAAAACAGGTACTCCTTACGGCAGAAAATGGGTATATGTCGCTGCTGGTGAATTCGTCAGACATTTCCCACCAGCAAAACAAAAATATCTCAAAATTTTCAAAGAGCATCATATACATAAATCATCTTTAATACCTATTTGTGCTGACTTAACTAAAATATTATTTGCTATGTATCGGGATGGAACTACTTTTGACCCATCTCGATACCATTAACTGAAAATCAAGGAGTTAAGGTGATAACTAACTGTTTTTATAGTTTTCAAAGTTCATTTCCTTTTACCACTTTTTTGTGGCACGGTGGGACTGTTGTCTCTTTTTCATCTTTTATAATTTACCCCTTGACTCCTCATTGGAAATCTCCCCTTTCCTTTT is a genomic window containing:
- a CDS encoding transposase, giving the protein MLIVKGRIRKTKTDKIDCKEILELYLKGEAQPTKILSQHLTSLKELTRLYTHLVDTKTNLSYRIREYIYQLFPEWENTFKDIFCKTILYLLEKQFSSPQLLSKTRRDKLAHIIRKVSHGKFGLPVVNQLKENAQNSFGIPLIQQALSLNLSLLVKSINSLDNILIPLENNIKNIFLQVPQHLLTVPGVAVIPASSFISELGNPNDFSNADKVIAWFGLDIVWKSSAGKGKGYHVSKTGTPYGRKWVYVAAGEFVRHFPPAKQKYLKIFKEHHIHKSSLIPICADLTKILFAMYRDGTTFDPSRYH